gtaatttgCTGTGAAAAAATTGATCATCCATGTCCCCTTTTACCATCCAGCATATCCCAGAAAACTGTAACCAAAACACAAACAAGCACCTATTACAGTCGGAAGAAAGCAGAAAGAAGATGAATAAACATGCACCTTGATGTTATTATAATCAGCAGCGGAACCAGGACTTCAAGTCGAAATTTTTACATTctgatatttaaaaaatcaaacggTAGTAATACgttacaaatttataaatttgcaGTTTTAACCGCTCCTAACACATGTAGGGGCGGTTTAAATAACCCAAAAAatctattttcttttgattttttttccggtGAAGAGGGTGGGCCAGCCCTCCTCGTCCCTCCCTAGTTGCGCCGCTGATTACAATAATATtagtggactactatttaccgccccaaattactacctaccgcccaactttttaccaaaatacccctaagccattttcagttttttttaaaaaaatcaattctctcaattcaattaaaaccCCAACGAATACCCGAgcgaatttataataaaaatgtcaaaatcgactaaaaataaAAGGCGGAACATCCGGTAAATAATCGgtttttatttacttaattttttaattttttttaattttttttattttttttaatggaccATCGCCGTCAGATGGCGATGGCCCATAGGGGTCATCGCCTCGATTTGGCGATGGCCCCATAGGGCCATCGCCAAATCGAGGCGATGACCCCTATGGGCCATCGCCATTTGAGGGCGATAGcccattaaaaaattttaaaaaaaaatttaaaatttgaaaaacgaaaaaattaaaaatcgattAATTATTAGAAGTTACCGTCCTCTAATTTTAggtgattttgatatttttattataaatttgctCGGTTATTTGTAGGGTTTTTagttgagttgagaggattgatttttttttttagctgaaaatggcttagggatattttggtaaaaagttgggcggtaggtagtaatttggggcggcgaatagtaatACCCTAATATTAATATAGTTAGAAGAAAGCAAAAGGAACACAATCAGAATAAGGATAAAGGCCTGTAAATTGACCTGAGAGAACGAATAGAGAGACGGTGGGAAAGAAGACGGAAGAAGAAATTAACTCCATGGAGGAACATCACAACTCCACTACAACTCATTCCTAACGCCAACACTTCCACCACCATTTTAATCTTTGTTTTATCAAACCCAACCAATCACTTTACAGTTTACACCCACAATTCACAAATTTTAATGAAACTTCAAATGGGGAAGATGAAGAAATACTCAACTAGTTGTCTTGTCGAAGTGGATAATGTTTGGAATTTGAGTTGAGTAGACCGTTGTTTATACTCTAATGTAAGCAAGTGTTTAGTGGGCTCAACTAACACCAATGTAATAAAATAACCCACCGACCCACGGCCACCAACTTCCATTATTTACTCAACGGTTGTTTTGGGCGGTGTTCATGGTTAGTTTTTGATTCGAAAGTGAGTTGATATGGAACATGTTTGTCTATTTGTTTGTAAATGATATCATTATGTGATACGCATTGAGAAAGGATGAAACGTTTTTCCAAATTTGTTGACGGTGCGTTTTGTTTGGCGGCACCGACTGCTGCCCACCGCAGGTCTACCACAAGTAATGGTGGACATCTAGATTAATTGAACAAACAGTTACCATTGATTCCAGTTAACAGTGCATTTTTCGTCATTATTACTTATAGTCTAGGCAGCAGGGGAACAGAAACAGATATGAAAAACGGAACACTTGGATACAAACACCATCTAAAGCATTTCCGAAAAAGAACACGTTGATTGTATGAACCGTACTACTTATAGTTGCTTGTTAagttaaaacagaaaataacggCAAGCTTTTACACCTGAAATGCGATCGAATTTGCTTTCTGAATTCTTTTGAAGTTACCTTCAAGCAAACATAATTTCTTTGGTAGGTAAAATAAAAGATCAACATCCTGGAATAAACATCGTATAAATGTAACACTTCCTTTTAGACCAAGTACGAGAAGACTTGAGTCTTCGGCATTTATAtacattttcatttttcactGATTCGCATTAAAGAACAAAGGCTCCTTCCGATTTACACAGCAACTGACCGGAGCATAATGCTGCAAAATCAGGCACGAAAAGAAGGTCTATCTTGCAACATAGCCAAGTTTTCATAAAGTAAAAGTCTTGAACAAATTCTGCAGGAGGTATTACATGTTTTGTCGAGATGGAACTAAAATGATGCGAtaatatctatctatctatgtATCATCCAGCATTGATGGAATTGCTTCcatatatataaataaggtATGCATTGGTGTTGTTAAGTAgtgaaaaaacaattaaaactcGCACCAAATGATACCTcttatgaatatttttttataaatggagTTTCTGCTAGTCACTCTCGTAACAGAGACGAAAGAAGCAGATCCTGCACGAAACCAGCTCTTCCGGCAGCCTGCTTCATCCTTTCCTCCCTTTCTTCATAGCTCAAAGAAGAGTCAAAACTGCAAGCAACAGACAGATATAAAAACAGAGGTCAAGGTATGAAGCTAAATTATACTAAAGGTTGATCATGCATTAGCACGAGATTACTCaactatgttgcacgaaaacggAAACATTGCAATGAGAAGCGCtcaaacagaaaacggaaaaataatatttttgctaagaataagttataaatatgaAGATTTGGACTTTTAGAAGCATttccaaaaacaaaaatgaaatgcCCCAATATAAGATTCGACAAGCTTCGATGCAACATAGTTACTTGGTCAAAATTTTCATGTAAAACCATATAATGCGATTGTTTTTGTTAGCAAGATTCTCATAATTCAATTAGATTCCTCAAGAACAAGGAATCGATAATATGATTGACGATATACAGAATATAGCAAGACAGCATCTATCATATCCAAGATGAGTTCTTTAGTGGAAACAATAAATAGAGGACACAAGCATATAGTTGAAgtaataagaaaaattaaagcCATTAACGAAATGAATAAGCTCGCGGAAAAATTCATCCACACTTCATTGCCAATGTTATATGGACGGTAAACCAGGGGAAGAGTTCACAAAATGCTCCACAATCTATCAAGCAAGTAAAAATGAGTACCTTGATTTCCACATATTTGTCGGTGCTGCACTTTTTGCAGGAGTATCTTCCACGCTTGTTGCCACAGATTTTGAAATCTCTTCAGCTTCAGATGCAGGGAAATTCAAAATAAGTGATGAAAGAAATGGGTCAGTAGCTGCATTAGACACATTATTAGCATTGTTTGGCCTATATCCACCACCCCCTAACAGCATTTGCAGATGCGCCTCCCTTAGATCTCGTCCAAGGAGAGACAATGCTTGACTGTTTGGAACTGCAACTCTGCGTAATCTGCGACGTCTCTGCAAGTAATCTCCAGTTAAGGAAAACTCTAAATTGATCTAGTTAATAGATAAAGGCTCAGAGTTTCATGAGAAATTAAAATGCAAGTTTCCGTATTAAAGGATATCTTGAACAAGTGTCCATGTTGCAGAGTTATATGACTTAGCATGTCCCTCGTCACTTTAACGGAGCATATAGGACAAACCTGCATTGGAAAAATGAATGAAGCATAAAATTCTTGCGCAAAAGTATCATCAGAATCAAAATTGCTGTTTGTTTGTTCATTATTACTCAGAAACATCTTAAGAGAAATATCTCATTAATCCTCCATTCTCTTCTTTCACATTCATAGTTAGGCAAACTCAAACATGGGCTAGACAGATCATGGCCATTATGGAAAATCTCCCATCGATTATGCTACACGGAAACTTTTCCATTTCTACATTTCAGCGTTTTATCTCCGTTTCAAAAAATGTTACATGAAAATGCTTTTGAAGCTCCAAAACTTTATATTCAtaacatatttttgtaaaagatATCATTTGGTTATTTTCCATTTCATGCTTTCAGCATTTCCATTTATGTGCTACACCTATAACCAACATCAGTAACTAACCCAGCAAGATGTCAATAACGATCTTTACGAGCATATGCATAAAAACATaagattttttatttcttacaATAACAATCCAACACCCTTCCATTATTACAACAAAAACACGCGCTCAATTTTCCATCTCTCCCATGGTAAACCAACCATCCCTGAAATTTTTCCTCACATAGCATACCCAACAAGGTTGTAAATATTTCCATCATTCTAAATCGCCTTAAACGGAAAAGATCAAACCCTTTATCAATACACAGACAAAATATAAACAAGGACTTAGTTGGTCCCCTCAACCTATTTCTatagaaacaaaaatgaaaaaaaaaaatcaaaaccagACAATCTGCAAGCCAAACAACAtgaaatcaaactaaaattacACCAAATATCACAGCTTTTCACAACACAATctattgtaaataaaattatatgatatcaataaaaaaaaaagtgcaTAATTATCAAGAAATgcacaaaaacaaagaaaaaaaaaacatagaacATATCAAAACTTACAGTAACTCTAGATTCACAAGAGTGTTCATCTTCAAGATGGGAGCATAAAGAAGTAATATCAAAATCCTCATAACAATAAGGACATGGAAAATCCGGTCTGACCTCATCTTCTACCTCAAAATCATCGATGCTGAACCGATCTAATCCAATCCCAAatccaaaccaaaaaaattactaCAATCGCATACACAGATCAAGAAATCAACCCagaaacaaaaaacataaaaatctcaaaaaaagTACCTAACTGGGAGCTCTGTTGATGCTGCTGCTGCAAACTATAATGTCTTTTAGCAGCTGCAAGACGAGAAGTCCAAAAATCAGAGTCCATAATCACCCCTTTGAATTGAATctttaatatctataaagaTTATCAATCTTTAAGCTAAATTTAAGATGTTTgactttaaaaaataagataaagattggttttaattattgaatggTTGCATGTTTGTAATAAGTTTGACCGGTTCTTGGTTAAGGGTGGTGATATTTTTTGAAGAAGGGGAAGCTAAGCTTCAAAAGCAAAGGAAAATGGCGATGAAATTAAGGAagggagagaaaaaaaaagagatatgtGGACATGACAGGAGATGATGTAAGAAAAATATGTGAGTGAATGTCGGATTTTTACCTTTGCAAATTAACGCACGTTGGTTTCtgttatttgtttttctttgcGGTTGTTGTTCTTGTTTTTAAGGTGGGAAAGGTGATgggtaaaattattttttgtggcttttaaattttactggctaattttttttttgtgatttttgatAATGATCGGATTTTATGAGGTTGTAGTTTCTGTTTTGGTGGAAGTTATTTTGTGATTTGTTGTTccaattatgaaatttaaatgatatgctactgaaatttaaataattgatatgatattttttttagggtaaagacttaaaatttatttggtgGGAGTTTGATTCCGTTAACTAAAATGAGAGTGCTTATCTCATACAACTGTTACgtcatatcattttaaaataaactaattaacaTTTGCGACAaggacatttttttattattaaattttatacgtGGTTAATTCAGTGTAAGTTTATTACACGAATAATATAATgcaacagttatatatatatatattcaaatattatataattttctcaaaaatggAATGATACCGACATGTTGTTTCTAGCAAAGGTAAAATTTAGCAAGATAAGAATTTATGTACAATATCTTAATTCTACGGACGACAAACAAAACACTAAATATGACAATGGAAAGAAAAATGTGATGAAATCTCTTAATAAAGTCATAAAAGTGTAATCAAGCTAAAAATAggtgtatatatatacagttTAACATAATCTAATTACTGATTAAAATGcaagataaatattttttttagagaaaagaAAAACTTTATTAATCAAATAGAATAATTAACAAGTTCATTGACCGGGAAAAAATTTCACCGTCAGACAAAACATATTTACCGACCCATTTAACTAAGGCATGTGCCACTTGATTACATTGACACTTAAAATTGAACTAATATGACTATTAGTTCACAATTCAACTCGCGgttcaataaattaaatactagaagataaatatatttatatatttatctgGCTTTTTTGTTAATACTTATATAAAACTTTAGCTAAtaagtaataaaaatatatcacaTTTTAACTAATAAATAGGAAAAATAGGATGATCCGGTTCAAGAAAAAGATAGAATGATCTAATAGTATAACTTGTTCAATAATAactgataacgtagcacatctagtaggggcgaagcaacctcgccaggaacgaacatcgctaagtcaagcattttaccgacctggtaacaattcccgaccttcttgaaatcatagaacgcatgacttggggggtcaccggatcgatgggaattcaaacatcatccgagacaatcatgtctgataaggtcggaccaagatTCGTACCCGAGCTCTGAAGTATGTCCAATTCAGACCTAagccgagctccgagctcctgaGCCCGAAAGACTGGACCATCTGGTCCGAGCTCTGAGCTGCTCTCAGATACaggaaccatgataacttgactcccaagatatccgggctccgaggtcctgcccgagagcgctcactcgtgtaccagatcctgggaccacagaagatcttctgacaggtacgtgaggaatgttccctctgacacacctaacaacccgtgccacccgcagggatattctaccacgtcagcataactgattcttgggaccactgggctcacagcctgccagcaaggcaggtttgtccttaaaccctaactataaatagagggtttaaggacaaaccctaggtaatttctttttctctactctaagcactctcttttctcttcttcttcttcctttacctcaaatcttacttgagcgtcggagtgaacgtccggtgacccccaccggagttctttctgacctctgtctgtttgtggtgtgcaggtcgttaTAGCTCGGATCctgtttggtgatttatcacttggcgccgtctgtgggaatctgttttgtattcccctgttctactctggttctcttgacgttgctgatcagatcttgacaagaaacaatggctgatgatcctgttttggacaGGGTAGATCCTCTGGGAACTACGGTTACCGATACTAACTTGGTTGGTGGAGTCTCTGCTagtggtcggacctctgtgatcactggcttaactcctccggcgaatgctcaggtgggaggatccagggcctccggcagtggagctggatttgtgcctttatatgggttggaaaactatccaagggcgaacccttttgcttcagatgcaagtcacacccacttatcaaccccaggaaccaccgtgcctcagagtttcctccacaataccttgtctcccactcaactcaacttcCCGGTAGACGCTACACTGGTGGCTACGGGAACAGGAACAACTTCTAGGCAAGATATACctccggcggtcttacaagctcaagaatatttagaatacatggctcgccagctgcaccaggcccagcagatgcactttgcagtcatgtcccagtattacccaagttacaatccctcGGCCACCCCCGTGGCCCCCCCACCCCAAGCTGCTGAGTTTCAGGATGGTCGTCCTCCGAGAGAGGAAGGTCGGAGCGATCACCCACGACCCAGACCTAGAGGTCCCACAGAGCATCAAGCACCCAGAGGCGAAGATCATCGTGACACTAatttgccgagagacgaaggtcggcatgatc
This region of Mercurialis annua linkage group LG1-X, ddMerAnnu1.2, whole genome shotgun sequence genomic DNA includes:
- the LOC126680851 gene encoding protein DEHYDRATION-INDUCED 19-like, with translation MDSDFWTSRLAAAKRHYSLQQQHQQSSQLDRFSIDDFEVEDEVRPDFPCPYCYEDFDITSLCSHLEDEHSCESRVTVCPICSVKVTRDMLSHITLQHGHLFKLQRRRRLRRVAVPNSQALSLLGRDLREAHLQMLLGGGGYRPNNANNVSNAATDPFLSSLILNFPASEAEEISKSVATSVEDTPAKSAAPTNMWKSSFDSSLSYEEREERMKQAAGRAGFVQDLLLSSLLRE